The Verrucomicrobium spinosum DSM 4136 = JCM 18804 genome includes a region encoding these proteins:
- a CDS encoding DUF2868 domain-containing protein — MTWKEFVQVARVRAVEETDRDGQIWSDDALRAVTQEVVRKGDVSVGQLLVRRAKLLAGRALQPGWGSRLTPPSLPRWLVTTGWIIAFLVGWWLAALGQESEINLLSLPLIGIIVWNLVVVVLSLLPVSKGAAPAWTQKLVSKIDRLPVEADPASTPAGIGLQRFMALTSAPALRRFYLRFRAWFHIGAALLALGSVSGMYARGWSKEYRAVWESTLLNERGAQKFFSILFAPAAAVTGNAIPLEQLPQMHRRADAAAPAPGEALPWIHLYAATLGLLVIVPRALLVLLERFRVTRISDAEVNSSDWQAYAHRLRSVVPGVGDGAMVLTHGLAHDGAARNRWRQLAHQQWRDVGEIDYHSVPVGAEADFVATLPPTGARCLLVFNMASVPEEEVQRWLVEALLNRMKNDKSSPVFLSVALDDADLRKRWSGFADGEKRLADKAQSWRAVMQGLNVNWV, encoded by the coding sequence ATGACCTGGAAAGAGTTTGTTCAAGTTGCCCGGGTGCGGGCCGTCGAAGAGACGGATCGCGACGGGCAGATCTGGAGTGATGATGCGCTGCGGGCGGTCACCCAGGAAGTGGTCCGAAAAGGGGATGTGAGCGTAGGCCAGCTGTTGGTGCGCCGTGCGAAGCTCCTGGCTGGGCGGGCACTCCAGCCGGGCTGGGGATCGCGGTTGACCCCGCCCTCCCTGCCGCGCTGGCTCGTGACCACGGGCTGGATCATTGCCTTCCTCGTGGGTTGGTGGCTTGCTGCGCTCGGGCAGGAGAGCGAGATCAACCTGCTCTCACTCCCGCTGATCGGCATCATCGTGTGGAACCTTGTCGTGGTGGTGCTCAGTCTGCTGCCGGTGTCGAAGGGGGCGGCCCCAGCCTGGACGCAGAAGCTGGTCTCCAAGATCGACCGTCTGCCGGTGGAGGCGGATCCCGCCAGCACCCCGGCGGGCATAGGGTTGCAGCGCTTCATGGCATTAACCTCTGCGCCAGCGTTACGGCGTTTTTACCTGCGCTTCCGGGCGTGGTTTCACATCGGTGCGGCGCTGCTGGCGCTGGGCAGTGTGTCCGGGATGTATGCCCGCGGCTGGTCCAAAGAATACCGGGCGGTGTGGGAGAGCACCCTGCTGAACGAGCGAGGGGCGCAGAAGTTCTTTTCCATCCTTTTTGCTCCGGCCGCCGCGGTGACGGGGAATGCGATACCTCTGGAACAGCTTCCCCAGATGCATCGTCGGGCGGATGCCGCTGCCCCGGCCCCGGGTGAGGCCCTGCCATGGATCCATCTCTATGCGGCGACCCTGGGGCTGCTCGTGATTGTTCCCCGCGCTCTGCTGGTGTTGCTGGAGAGATTCCGCGTCACGCGCATTTCGGATGCGGAAGTCAACTCCTCCGACTGGCAGGCCTACGCCCACCGTCTGCGATCGGTGGTGCCAGGGGTGGGGGATGGGGCAATGGTATTGACCCATGGGCTGGCCCACGACGGAGCGGCGCGCAATCGCTGGCGGCAGCTGGCTCATCAGCAGTGGCGGGACGTTGGGGAGATTGACTACCACAGTGTTCCCGTGGGGGCGGAGGCGGATTTTGTTGCCACCCTGCCCCCCACCGGGGCACGATGCCTGCTTGTCTTCAACATGGCGTCCGTCCCGGAGGAGGAAGTGCAGCGCTGGCTCGTGGAGGCGCTCCTGAATCGCATGAAGAACGACAAATCATCCCCGGTGTTTCTCTCCGTCGCCCTGGATGACGCCGATCTGAGGAAGCGCTGGTCCGGATTTGCAGATGGAGAAAAGCGTCTCGCGGACAAAGCCCAGTCCTGGCGGGCCGTGATGCAGGGCCTCAATGTGAACTGGGTTTGA
- a CDS encoding PQQ-binding-like beta-propeller repeat protein, protein MKKQTLTLLTAAFAVAGLHAADWPQWGGVNSRNMVSPETGLPVEMAPGKKLGPKAAPKIAGRLRPDAQEANTAPGAEDIDISTTKNCLWVAKLGSQTYGTPVIADGKVFVGTNNESPRNPAHIGDRGIVMVFEEKTGKFLYQMVSPKMGTGKVNDWEYLGVCASPTIVGKKGYVPGNRCQIICFDVDGMANGNQGMQDEAAFMASPGPDGKPVEVAPGAKDMDILWVYDMYKELGVFQHNATSGYPLVVGDKVFVATCNGVDWTHTNIPAPNAPSFIMLDANTGELLGEQSAETSARVLHASWSSAIEANVKGQQQIVFAAGDGWIYGLAPETKANEEGLNLLKEYWRYDANPPEYRKDESGKPRKYAEFDGPSEIISTPVYYDGLVYVPIGQDPEHGEGLGMFSCIDPTQTGDISGKAVWTFKGIERSISTPAIKDGLIYVGDYTGRLFCLDAKTGKEYWKFDTKGHIWGSPLVADGKVYIGNEEGELFILAEGKEMKELGSVEFPSPVMGTPVAANGVLYVTTHTHLYAFKEGAQGMAKN, encoded by the coding sequence ATGAAGAAGCAAACTCTGACCCTCCTTACCGCTGCCTTTGCAGTGGCGGGGCTGCACGCTGCTGACTGGCCCCAGTGGGGCGGTGTGAACTCGCGAAACATGGTGTCCCCCGAAACCGGCCTGCCGGTGGAGATGGCACCCGGGAAGAAGCTGGGTCCAAAGGCGGCACCCAAGATTGCCGGGCGTCTGCGTCCCGATGCCCAGGAGGCCAACACGGCCCCTGGAGCGGAGGACATTGACATCAGCACCACCAAGAACTGTCTCTGGGTGGCCAAGCTGGGCTCCCAGACCTACGGCACGCCGGTCATTGCCGACGGCAAAGTCTTCGTGGGCACGAACAACGAGAGTCCCCGCAATCCGGCGCACATCGGAGACAGGGGCATTGTGATGGTCTTCGAAGAAAAGACGGGCAAGTTCCTCTACCAGATGGTCAGCCCGAAGATGGGCACCGGCAAGGTGAACGACTGGGAGTACTTGGGCGTCTGCGCTTCGCCCACCATCGTGGGCAAGAAGGGCTACGTCCCCGGCAACCGCTGCCAGATCATCTGCTTCGATGTGGATGGGATGGCCAACGGCAACCAGGGCATGCAGGACGAAGCCGCGTTCATGGCTTCTCCGGGGCCTGACGGGAAGCCCGTAGAAGTGGCTCCCGGGGCCAAGGACATGGATATCCTCTGGGTGTATGACATGTACAAGGAACTGGGCGTGTTCCAGCACAACGCCACCTCCGGTTACCCGCTCGTTGTGGGGGACAAGGTGTTCGTCGCCACCTGCAATGGGGTGGACTGGACCCACACGAACATCCCGGCTCCGAATGCGCCGAGCTTCATCATGCTGGACGCCAACACGGGTGAACTGCTTGGGGAACAGAGCGCAGAGACGAGTGCCCGTGTGCTTCACGCTTCCTGGTCCTCCGCCATTGAGGCCAATGTCAAAGGTCAGCAGCAGATCGTCTTCGCCGCGGGTGATGGCTGGATCTACGGTCTGGCTCCTGAGACCAAGGCCAATGAAGAAGGGCTGAACCTGCTCAAGGAATACTGGCGCTATGACGCCAACCCGCCGGAGTACCGCAAAGACGAAAGCGGCAAACCCCGCAAGTACGCGGAGTTTGACGGCCCCAGCGAGATCATCTCCACCCCGGTGTACTATGATGGTCTGGTCTATGTGCCCATTGGCCAGGACCCGGAGCACGGCGAGGGCCTGGGCATGTTCAGCTGCATTGACCCGACCCAGACCGGTGACATCTCCGGCAAGGCCGTGTGGACCTTCAAGGGCATCGAGCGCTCCATCAGCACCCCGGCCATCAAGGACGGCCTCATCTATGTGGGTGATTACACCGGCCGCCTCTTCTGCCTAGATGCCAAAACCGGCAAGGAGTACTGGAAGTTCGACACCAAAGGCCACATCTGGGGCAGCCCCCTCGTGGCAGACGGCAAGGTGTACATTGGCAATGAAGAGGGTGAACTCTTCATCCTTGCCGAGGGCAAGGAGATGAAAGAACTCGGCTCCGTCGAATTCCCGTCCCCGGTGATGGGCACACCAGTGGCCGCCAATGGCGTCCTCTACGTGACCACTCATACACACCTCTACGCCTTCAAAGAAGGCGCCCAGGGTATGGCCAAGAACTAA
- a CDS encoding aldehyde dehydrogenase family protein: MSIPHLPALRKGAPYESLEKVEVKDHRTGEVLATVSQVNAGILRRDLNRIGEARESLRKFTVDELIAICAKAADLFLNGELPLGDQGHTQTPQQYMETLSRTSGLPHVMVKRNMAKVADSLTNMRTVLNGLTRGLDTKVIDVGYGEQAGCPVSYYPTTNALGLVMPSNSPAVNSLWLPAIALKTPVIIKPGREEPWTPYRLIQAFIAAGAPALAFGFYPTDHEGSGEVMKLCGRALIFGDANTVAQYKDNPKFECHGPGFSKILIGEDEIERWPEFLDVIASSISENGGRSCINASAVVVPKYAAEIADALAQKLGPVAPLASDDPNARLSGFANPKMAEFIDAAIEQGLKEPGAEDVTAKYRNGPRKAEFNGGVYMRPTIVHCNSFQHPLSNREYMCPFASVVQVPQADMLAQIGPSLVVTAITKDPQFKEQLLDSPLIERLNIGPISTMRISWNQPHEGNMFEFLYKRRSIEVA; the protein is encoded by the coding sequence ATGAGCATTCCCCATCTTCCCGCCCTGCGCAAAGGCGCGCCTTACGAGAGTCTGGAAAAAGTGGAGGTCAAGGACCACCGCACGGGTGAAGTCCTGGCCACCGTGAGCCAGGTGAACGCTGGTATCCTGCGTCGTGATCTCAACCGCATCGGTGAGGCCCGCGAATCGTTGCGCAAATTCACTGTGGATGAGCTGATCGCCATCTGCGCCAAGGCTGCTGATCTTTTCCTGAATGGCGAGCTGCCGCTGGGCGACCAGGGGCACACGCAGACGCCGCAGCAGTACATGGAGACGCTCAGCCGTACCAGCGGCCTGCCCCATGTGATGGTGAAACGAAACATGGCCAAGGTGGCCGATTCCCTCACGAACATGCGGACGGTGCTGAACGGCCTGACCCGCGGTCTCGACACGAAGGTGATCGACGTGGGCTATGGTGAGCAGGCAGGCTGCCCCGTCAGCTATTATCCGACCACGAACGCGCTGGGGCTGGTCATGCCCAGCAACTCCCCGGCGGTGAATTCCCTGTGGCTGCCCGCCATCGCGCTGAAGACTCCGGTCATCATCAAGCCGGGCCGCGAGGAACCCTGGACGCCCTATCGGCTCATTCAGGCCTTCATCGCCGCCGGTGCTCCTGCGCTGGCCTTTGGCTTCTATCCCACGGACCACGAAGGTTCGGGGGAGGTGATGAAACTCTGCGGACGCGCGCTCATCTTTGGTGACGCCAATACGGTCGCCCAGTACAAGGACAATCCAAAGTTCGAATGCCACGGTCCGGGCTTCAGCAAGATCCTCATCGGTGAAGATGAGATCGAGCGCTGGCCGGAGTTCCTGGACGTCATTGCCAGCTCCATCTCCGAGAACGGGGGCCGCTCCTGCATCAACGCCTCTGCGGTGGTGGTGCCCAAGTATGCGGCTGAAATCGCGGATGCCCTTGCTCAGAAACTGGGGCCGGTGGCCCCGCTGGCGTCTGATGATCCCAACGCCCGGCTCTCCGGCTTCGCCAACCCCAAGATGGCGGAGTTCATTGACGCTGCCATTGAGCAGGGGCTCAAGGAGCCCGGTGCGGAGGACGTCACGGCGAAGTATCGGAACGGTCCGCGCAAGGCCGAGTTCAATGGCGGGGTGTACATGCGTCCCACCATCGTGCACTGCAATTCCTTCCAGCACCCCTTGAGCAACCGGGAGTACATGTGTCCCTTTGCCAGCGTCGTGCAGGTGCCCCAGGCGGACATGCTCGCCCAGATCGGACCCTCGCTGGTGGTCACCGCCATCACGAAGGATCCGCAGTTCAAGGAACAACTTCTTGATTCGCCGCTTATCGAACGCCTCAACATCGGCCCCATTTCCACGATGAGAATTTCATGGAACCAGCCGCATGAAGGGAACATGTTCGAGTTCCTCTACAAGCGCCGTTCCATTGAGGTGGCCTGA
- a CDS encoding DUF721 domain-containing protein yields the protein MRYATRQQRLRHDLITKWRGLEGEPLNELPTVDVGQLIPSILKEWKLDEQLREDDVAAAWQEIVGEFISRHTAPDGIKRGVLTLRVLQPAIHHTLMMEKGGLLRKLQERFGSGTIRDIRFRHG from the coding sequence ATGCGCTACGCGACGCGACAGCAGCGGCTCCGACACGACCTCATCACGAAGTGGCGGGGACTCGAAGGGGAGCCGTTGAATGAACTCCCCACCGTGGATGTGGGGCAGCTCATCCCGTCCATCCTGAAAGAGTGGAAGCTGGACGAACAGCTCCGTGAAGATGATGTGGCGGCCGCCTGGCAGGAGATTGTGGGAGAGTTTATCTCCCGGCACACGGCCCCTGATGGCATCAAGCGCGGCGTTTTGACGCTGCGGGTGCTGCAGCCGGCCATTCACCACACGCTCATGATGGAAAAAGGGGGACTGTTGCGGAAATTGCAGGAAAGGTTTGGCAGCGGGACCATCCGGGACATCCGATTCCGGCATGGTTGA
- a CDS encoding ferredoxin, whose translation MADVGNKYPQNTTGKYYVDDQCIDCDLCRETAPANFTRDDDGGHSFVHKQPESEEELRLCEEAMAGCPVEAIGDDGE comes from the coding sequence ATGGCAGACGTTGGCAACAAGTATCCGCAGAACACCACGGGCAAATACTACGTGGATGACCAGTGCATTGACTGCGATCTGTGCCGTGAAACGGCCCCTGCCAACTTCACCCGTGATGACGACGGTGGCCACAGCTTCGTGCACAAGCAGCCCGAGAGCGAGGAAGAGCTTCGCCTCTGTGAAGAAGCGATGGCGGGCTGCCCGGTGGAGGCCATCGGCGACGACGGCGAATAA
- a CDS encoding PQQ-binding-like beta-propeller repeat protein, protein MLTLTRLYGLLAVAALIPGGTSPAAETKEAHQWAVWRGPLQTGVSLEHYKQGKLNTTPLWVHDSNGRGAPVIADGKVFSWGYKGKDKELVETLTCMDAKTGKALWEHEFKDFLSDTVYDRYSIGAPAVDPVTKRVYLITHYGIFVCFDFEGKEQWRISTMEDYGRLSFPNSRVGTPVIEGDLVIIHGITSNWGADGPAADRFYAYDKLTGELVWWSTPGVIPPVDSSFSTPVFETRDGKRVFYSGTGCGNIVCVNARNGKPLWRWQACKNGVNASVLLYKGNLISVHGDENVDSTEKGRLASIKLPETLAPAAPGAETTVLETAKIENWRNHIGSSNGSPIIVGNQVYQMDDTGVLNAVNADTGEIEWTKKMSTANVHASLSYANGWIFAALLDGRLVVLKPGEKDAEIVSEVKLEGQCLGTPVVFDGQVYVHTTAKFYCFQIENKGITWDKTPVAEVPKAGPAKALQIIPAEVVLTPGHKQTFRVRSTDANGFVVGEVKNAKWESFIPPTAKVKSSMDATFNEAGELVAAPEAKLSAGAFKATGEGGIFGTIRGRVLQGLPINMTFNEVDLHEEQPTEHIKFSYPPLPWIGARFKFDVRELNGEKVFAKTFDRILFQRATTFIAPSNLSNYTLQADVLTDGSARVKSDIGLINQRYSIVLRGNAGQLEVSSNLERLKEVVPYKIIANKWYTLKTRVDSNADGSGVVKAKAWEKGQPEPEAWSIEVPVSMVHKQGAPGIFSFTPLNQKRAYLDNISVISNK, encoded by the coding sequence ATGCTTACTCTCACACGCCTTTACGGTCTGCTGGCCGTTGCAGCTTTGATACCCGGAGGCACCTCCCCGGCTGCCGAAACGAAGGAGGCCCATCAGTGGGCCGTTTGGCGGGGTCCGCTGCAAACCGGTGTTTCCCTGGAGCACTACAAGCAGGGCAAACTGAACACGACGCCTCTCTGGGTGCATGATTCCAACGGTCGCGGTGCCCCGGTGATCGCGGACGGGAAGGTCTTTTCCTGGGGTTACAAGGGCAAGGACAAGGAGTTGGTGGAGACCCTCACCTGCATGGATGCCAAGACGGGCAAGGCTCTCTGGGAGCATGAGTTCAAGGATTTCCTGAGTGACACGGTTTATGACCGCTATTCCATCGGAGCCCCTGCGGTGGATCCTGTGACCAAGCGGGTTTACCTCATTACCCATTATGGCATTTTTGTGTGCTTTGATTTTGAGGGGAAGGAGCAGTGGCGGATCTCCACCATGGAGGACTATGGCCGATTGAGCTTTCCCAACTCCCGTGTGGGGACTCCGGTCATCGAAGGGGATCTGGTCATTATTCACGGCATCACCTCCAACTGGGGTGCGGACGGTCCCGCTGCAGACCGCTTTTACGCCTATGACAAGCTCACGGGGGAACTCGTGTGGTGGAGCACTCCTGGCGTAATCCCGCCGGTGGACAGTTCGTTTTCCACCCCGGTGTTTGAGACGAGGGATGGCAAGCGGGTGTTCTACAGCGGCACGGGTTGCGGCAACATTGTGTGTGTCAACGCCCGCAACGGCAAACCACTCTGGCGCTGGCAGGCGTGCAAGAACGGAGTGAATGCCTCGGTGCTGCTCTACAAGGGCAACCTCATCTCCGTGCATGGGGATGAAAACGTGGACTCTACGGAGAAGGGGCGCCTCGCCTCCATCAAGCTTCCTGAAACCCTGGCCCCTGCGGCCCCGGGTGCTGAAACCACCGTGCTGGAGACGGCCAAAATAGAAAATTGGCGCAACCACATTGGCAGCAGCAATGGCTCACCCATCATCGTGGGCAATCAGGTGTATCAGATGGATGATACTGGCGTGCTCAACGCCGTGAACGCCGATACCGGCGAGATCGAGTGGACCAAGAAGATGTCCACCGCCAACGTGCATGCCTCACTTTCCTACGCCAATGGCTGGATTTTCGCAGCCCTCCTTGATGGTCGTCTCGTGGTGCTCAAGCCCGGTGAGAAGGATGCGGAAATCGTCTCGGAGGTGAAGCTGGAAGGCCAGTGCCTCGGTACGCCAGTCGTGTTTGACGGTCAGGTGTATGTCCACACCACAGCCAAGTTCTATTGCTTCCAGATTGAGAACAAGGGCATCACCTGGGACAAGACCCCGGTGGCTGAGGTGCCGAAGGCCGGTCCTGCCAAAGCCTTGCAAATCATTCCAGCCGAAGTGGTGCTCACTCCGGGGCACAAGCAGACCTTCCGTGTCCGCAGTACGGATGCCAACGGCTTCGTAGTGGGTGAGGTGAAGAACGCCAAGTGGGAGAGCTTCATCCCCCCGACCGCGAAGGTTAAAAGCTCCATGGACGCCACCTTCAATGAAGCGGGTGAACTGGTGGCCGCTCCTGAGGCAAAGCTCTCGGCTGGTGCTTTCAAGGCCACAGGTGAAGGCGGCATCTTCGGCACCATCCGTGGTCGGGTGCTCCAGGGCCTGCCCATCAACATGACCTTCAACGAAGTGGATCTGCACGAAGAGCAGCCCACCGAGCACATCAAGTTCTCGTACCCGCCGCTCCCCTGGATCGGAGCCCGCTTCAAGTTTGACGTGCGTGAGCTGAATGGTGAGAAGGTTTTTGCGAAGACCTTTGACCGCATCCTCTTCCAGCGCGCCACGACGTTCATCGCGCCCAGCAACCTTTCCAACTACACGCTACAGGCCGATGTGCTCACGGACGGCAGCGCCCGCGTGAAGTCGGACATTGGTCTGATCAACCAGCGCTACTCCATCGTGCTGCGCGGCAACGCCGGCCAGTTGGAAGTGAGCTCCAACCTGGAGCGCCTGAAGGAAGTGGTGCCGTACAAGATCATCGCCAACAAGTGGTACACGCTGAAGACACGCGTGGATTCCAACGCTGATGGGAGTGGTGTGGTCAAAGCCAAGGCCTGGGAAAAAGGCCAGCCGGAGCCCGAAGCCTGGTCGATCGAAGTGCCGGTCTCCATGGTGCACAAGCAAGGTGCCCCTGGGATCTTCAGCTTCACTCCGCTCAACCAGAAGCGCGCCTATCTGGACAACATCTCCGTCATCTCCAACAAATAA
- a CDS encoding DUF3482 domain-containing protein: MNPLAAARIPTLDKDTSAVPKTITLSLISHTNAGKTTLARTLLRRDVGEVRDAAHVTLYNTSYTLMEADDATLVLWDTPGFGDSSRLLKRLQRMERPLAWFFTQMWDRFTDMPLWCSQQALRNVREDADVVLYLVNASESLAGGTFVEPEMEILGWLDKPVLVLLNQTGAPRPSEEEAAEEKVWKSHLEKFPIVKAVLNMDAFSRCWVQEGELLDTLAEVLPEERQETFAEIERAWSRRNQEVFRRSMRALAHQLTANALDGVSVKPESFLQKLGFQRGQIESEWSEARQKLSQSLAARAEQTMNELIALHDLEGADGEGEMIKAARQDFSTPQHVEAAVWGALSGIASGALAGLVVDLKAGGLTFGGGALIGGISGGLGAYALIKSYHLVRGDDNKLHWSKEHFREQVKLALLSYLAVAHFGRGRGAWKRDPRPAHWQQEVSVIVEALKDKVDAVWMRSSKRDVGVSSLNEEMETLVVELGTVILAHLYPKATL; this comes from the coding sequence ATGAATCCCCTTGCAGCAGCCAGAATTCCGACTTTGGACAAAGACACAAGCGCCGTGCCGAAGACCATCACCCTCAGCCTTATCTCTCACACCAACGCCGGCAAGACGACGCTGGCGCGCACCCTCCTGCGTCGGGATGTGGGGGAGGTGCGGGACGCTGCCCACGTCACGCTCTACAATACCTCCTACACCCTCATGGAGGCGGACGACGCGACGCTTGTCCTTTGGGACACGCCTGGATTTGGCGATTCGTCCCGGCTTCTCAAGCGGCTCCAGCGCATGGAGCGGCCTTTGGCGTGGTTTTTCACCCAGATGTGGGACCGCTTCACGGACATGCCGCTCTGGTGCAGCCAGCAGGCCTTGCGCAACGTGCGTGAGGATGCCGACGTGGTGCTGTATCTGGTGAATGCGAGCGAGAGCCTCGCTGGCGGCACCTTCGTGGAGCCAGAGATGGAGATTCTGGGCTGGCTGGACAAGCCGGTTCTGGTGCTCCTCAACCAGACGGGGGCCCCGCGCCCTTCAGAAGAAGAGGCTGCAGAGGAGAAGGTGTGGAAGTCCCACCTGGAGAAATTCCCGATCGTGAAAGCGGTTCTGAACATGGACGCCTTTTCCCGATGCTGGGTGCAGGAGGGGGAGCTTCTGGACACTCTGGCCGAGGTCTTGCCGGAAGAGAGGCAGGAGACCTTTGCCGAGATCGAGAGGGCCTGGTCCCGCCGCAACCAGGAGGTCTTCCGCCGCTCGATGCGGGCTCTGGCGCATCAGTTGACAGCGAACGCTTTGGACGGTGTCAGCGTCAAGCCGGAGAGCTTTTTGCAGAAACTTGGCTTTCAGCGGGGGCAAATCGAATCCGAATGGAGCGAAGCCCGCCAGAAGCTCAGCCAGTCCCTCGCCGCCCGGGCGGAACAGACCATGAACGAACTCATCGCCCTCCACGACCTGGAAGGTGCGGATGGGGAAGGTGAGATGATCAAGGCCGCCCGGCAGGATTTTTCCACCCCACAGCATGTGGAGGCGGCGGTTTGGGGAGCGCTGAGCGGTATCGCCTCTGGAGCCCTTGCGGGGCTCGTGGTGGACCTCAAGGCAGGCGGGCTGACCTTTGGCGGTGGTGCCTTGATCGGCGGCATCAGCGGAGGTCTGGGAGCGTACGCGCTGATTAAAAGCTACCACCTCGTCCGTGGAGATGACAACAAGCTGCATTGGTCCAAGGAACATTTCCGGGAGCAGGTGAAGCTGGCTCTGCTCAGCTACCTGGCGGTGGCCCACTTCGGGAGGGGGCGCGGGGCCTGGAAGCGCGATCCTCGCCCTGCGCACTGGCAGCAGGAAGTGTCGGTCATCGTCGAGGCGCTCAAAGACAAGGTGGACGCCGTTTGGATGCGCTCCTCCAAGCGCGACGTGGGGGTGAGCAGCCTGAATGAAGAGATGGAGACCTTGGTCGTGGAGCTGGGGACAGTGATCCTGGCGCACCTGTACCCCAAGGCAACGTTGTGA
- the hemQ gene encoding hydrogen peroxide-dependent heme synthase: MSTTPFPAAPPASVVKPLVPVEGLHVVHLFYTIDHGLWRMMSDDEQREAKTRFTELIQTIRSHPRTQLLTFSVATPKADLGFMLLTPDLQDANRFEKELTLSLGADVLQPTYSYLSMTELSEYATSEEEYKQQLVKELQSQQEHGTEMVLNPNDLDSTNTLDLRLAEWRARMAKYNEDRLYPNMADWPVVCFYPMSKRRNDVNNWYDLSSDARKELMLGHARIGRQWHGKVRQLITGSTGLDLMEWGVTLLAHDTYHIKGIVYQMRFDEVSSKYAEFGDFYIGMQLPLDELLRRVQLA; this comes from the coding sequence ATGTCCACCACACCCTTTCCCGCCGCCCCCCCTGCCTCCGTAGTAAAGCCCCTCGTTCCCGTGGAGGGCCTCCACGTGGTGCACCTGTTCTACACGATTGATCACGGCCTCTGGCGCATGATGAGCGATGACGAGCAGCGCGAAGCCAAGACCCGCTTCACAGAGCTGATCCAGACCATCCGCTCCCATCCCCGCACACAGCTCCTCACCTTCAGCGTCGCCACGCCCAAGGCTGACCTCGGGTTCATGCTGCTCACGCCGGACCTTCAGGACGCAAACCGCTTCGAGAAAGAACTCACACTGTCTCTGGGTGCCGATGTCCTCCAGCCGACCTACAGCTACCTTTCCATGACGGAACTGAGCGAGTACGCCACCTCAGAGGAGGAGTACAAGCAGCAGCTCGTGAAGGAACTCCAGTCCCAACAGGAACACGGCACAGAGATGGTGCTGAACCCCAATGACCTGGACAGCACCAACACCCTCGACCTCCGCCTGGCGGAATGGCGCGCCCGCATGGCCAAGTACAACGAGGACCGCCTCTACCCGAACATGGCCGACTGGCCGGTGGTCTGTTTCTACCCCATGAGCAAGCGCCGCAACGACGTGAACAACTGGTACGACCTCTCCAGCGACGCGCGCAAGGAGCTCATGCTGGGCCACGCCCGCATCGGCCGCCAGTGGCATGGCAAGGTGCGCCAGCTCATCACTGGCTCCACCGGTCTGGATCTCATGGAGTGGGGCGTCACGCTGCTGGCTCACGACACCTACCACATCAAGGGCATCGTCTATCAGATGCGGTTCGATGAGGTAAGCTCCAAGTACGCCGAGTTCGGGGACTTCTACATCGGCATGCAACTGCCTCTGGACGAGCTCCTGCGCCGCGTCCAGCTCGCCTGA